A genomic window from Labrus bergylta chromosome 7, fLabBer1.1, whole genome shotgun sequence includes:
- the tbc1d15 gene encoding TBC1 domain family member 15 — MAADSLVKVVFEREGVFIHTSSDEDGIEQDLLVSGSLRIVDKDAEMMVEYRPLEDSVDSTNMLCAGKDSSSVVEWVQSSGERSNQLLESQQSYETEWDMINAVSFKKKACTNGENGALNHSHERSRWAFAFSLSELSTITVKEEGWTVIFFQLKESSSLPPLHFHQGGSIEFLDYLRRFALLSQAADDGSCLTVSTPNKALSQSFENLLDDNNFGLVNKFKKDPYVTTLGGFSKVTNYIFDAFRGTEEQHQRPPEEVADLLGEVIPGLEINQQEEPGFEVITRIDLGVRPQVTRVGPLSVEDWTKHQDQEGRMTDVSRLKRAIFKGGLCHALRKEAWKFLLGYFPWESTLEERKALQRNKTDEYFRMKLQWKSVSAEQERRNSKLRDYRSLIEKDVNRTDRTNRFYEGIDNPGLVLLHDILMTYCMFDFDLGYVQGMSDLLSPILYVMENEVDAFWCFVYFMDQMHQNFEEQMQGMKTQLIQLSSLLRLLDVSFWNYLESQDSGYLYFCFRWLLIRFKRELSFQDVLRLWEVMWTGLPCQNFHLLVCCAILDSEKHKIMEENYGFNEILKHINELSMKLDIEEILQKSEGICLQIKSCKDLPHAVSVILGFDSSVGISESSAGASSPSVGASLRTDACSNGHLRETSSHTNSCKVAFIS; from the exons ATGGCGGCGGACTCTTTGGTCAAG GTAGTGTTTGAACGTGAAGGAGTTTTTATTCACACCAGCAGTGATGAAGATGGCATCGAGCAGGATTTACTCGTCTCAGGATCACTTCGGATCGTTGACAAG gATGCAGAGATGATGGTGGAGTACAGACCTCTGGAGGACTCCGTCGACTCCACAAACATGCTGTGTGCTGGAAAG GACTCGAGCTCAGTGGTGGAGTGGGTCCAGAGTTCAGGGGAGCGATCCAATCAGCTGCTAGAGTCCCAGCAGAGCTACGAGACCGAGTGGGACATGATCAACGCTGTGTCATTCAAGAAGAAAGCCTGCACCAACGGAGAAAACG GCGCTCTGAACCACAGCCATGAGCGGAGCAGGTGGGCGTTCGCCTTCAGCCTCAGTGAGCTGAGCACCATCACCGTGAAGGAGGAAGGTTGGACTGTCATCTTCTTCCAACTGAAGGAGTCGTCCTCGCTGCCTCCTCTGCACTTCCACCAGGGCGGCAGCATCGAGTTCCTGGACTACCTGAGGAGGTTCGCTCTGCTCAGCCA ggctgCAGATGATGGCTCGTGTCTGACGGTCAGTACTCCAAACAAAGCTCTGTCTCAGTCCTTTGAGAACCTGCTGGACGACAACAACTTTGGCCTCGTGAAC AAGTTTAAGAAGGACCCGTACGTCACCACATTGGGAGGCTTCTCCAAAGTCACCAACTACATCTTTGACGCCTTCCGGGGGACAGAGGAGCAGCACCAGCGCCCCCCAGAGGAGGTGGCCGACCTGCTGGGAGAGGTGATCCCCGGGCTGGAGATCAACCAGCAGGAGGAGCCGGGCTTCGAGGTCATCACCCGG ATTGACCTGGGGGTGAGGCCTCAGGTGACGAGGGTGGGGCCTCTGTCAGTGGAGGACTGGACCAAACACCAGGACCAGGAGGGCAGGATGACCGACGTCTCCCGCCTCAAACGCGCCATCTTTAAAGGG GGTTTATGTCACGCTTTGAGGAAGGAGGCCTGGAAGTTTCTGCTGGGATACTTCCCCTGGGAGAGCACACTGGAGGAGAGGAAGGCCCTGCAGAGGAACAAAAC gGATGAGTACTTCAGGATGAAGCTGCAGTGGAAGTCAGTGAGCGCTGAACAGGAGAGAAGAAACTCCAAACTGAGAGACTACAGGAGTCTGATTG agAAAGACGTGAATCGGACCGACAGAACAAACCGCTTTTATGAAGGCATCGATAACCCCGGGCTGGTCCTGCTCCACGACATCCTGATGACCTACTGCATGTTTGACTTTGACCTGG gctATGTGCAGGGTATGAGCGACTTGCTGTCTCCAATCCTCTACGTGATGGAGAACGAGGTGGACGCCTTCTGGTGCTTCGTCTACTTCATGGACCAGATG CACCAGAACTTTGAGGAGCAGATGCAGGGCATGAAGACTCAGCTGATCCAGCTCAGCTCTCTGCTCAGACTGCTCGATGTCTCCTTCTGGAACTACCTCG AGTCTCAGGATTCAGGCTACCTGTACTTCTGTTTCCGATGGTTACTGATCAGATTCAAGAGAGAGCTCAGCTTCCAGGACGTGCTGCGACTGTGGGAG GTGATGTGGACCGGGCTGCCCTGTCAGAACTTCCACCTGCTGGTCTGCTGTGCCATCCTGGACTCTGAGAAACACAAGATCATGGAGGAGAACTACGGCTTCAACGAGATCCTCAAG cATATAAACGAGCTCTCAATGAAGCTGGACATCGAAGAAATCCTGCAGAAGTCGGAGGGGATCTGTCTGCAGATCAAGAGCTGTAAG gacCTCCCTCATGCGGTCAGTGTGATCCTGGGCTTCGACTCCAGCGTTGGCATCTCTGAGTCGTCGGCTGGCGCCTCATCTCCCTCTGTCGGAGCGTCTCTGCGAACGGACGCCTGCTCTAACGGACACTTGAGAGAAACAAGCTCTCACACCAACAGTTGTAAAGTGGCCTTCATATCGTAG